The Pseudodesulfovibrio sp. zrk46 genome contains a region encoding:
- the lon gene encoding endopeptidase La, translated as MSKKKNKSPIKPAKIRRKKPDTQQKKQPVRKPESTPKPAQGPGQGEDLPDIIEALTGGPGSTAMFADGEDLATPNPSDIPSVLPVLAVRDIVVFNYMILPLFVGREKSVQAVDASLNDDRYILILTQKDEAVEDPAEEDLYLTGTVGMIMRMLKMPDGRLKVLVQGLARAKVKKFTANEPYHIAELEPIIEPEVPSLTSEQEALVRSSREQSERILSLRGISSQDIMSVLNNVSDPGRLADLIASNLRMKVNAAQKILECQDPMIRLELVNSQLLKEVEVANMQNKIQAMAKEGMDKAQRDFYLREQMKAIKRELGDDNDETEEMEELKQGIIKSGMPKEVMKEAHKQLRRLESMHAESSEATVIRTYLDWMIELPWKKLSRDRLDIKKAEEILNTDHYDLEKVKERILEYLSVRKLNPKMKGPILCFAGPPGVGKTSLGRSIARSLGRKFHRMSLGGMRDEAEIRGHRRTYIGAMPGRIIQAIKQCGTRNPVIMLDEIDKLGSDFRGDPSSALLEVLDPEQNFSFTDYYLNVPFDLSKVMFICTANMLDSIPGPLRDRMEIIRIPGYTEHEKTVITRRYIIPRQTEENGLKEDELVISDKLVSKVVREYTREAGLRNVEREIGTLCRKMARKKAEGEKGPFKVTAKNLYKLLGPPHFLDDEKETALPPGVAVGLAWTPVGGELLHIEVTTMPGKGKLILTGKLGEVMKESAQAALSIARARADEYGIDPKFVDERDIHVHVPAGATPKDGPSAGVTLVTALISALTDAPINPEVAMTGEISLRGRVLPVGGIKEKILAAVSRGMKKVLIPSQNKKDLAEVPDELLKKITIKTIEKIDEVWPLAKAD; from the coding sequence TTGAGCAAAAAGAAAAATAAATCGCCGATCAAACCGGCGAAAATCAGGCGCAAAAAGCCGGATACACAACAGAAGAAGCAGCCCGTCCGCAAACCCGAAAGCACGCCGAAACCGGCGCAGGGTCCGGGACAAGGCGAGGACCTGCCGGACATCATTGAAGCCCTGACCGGCGGCCCCGGCTCCACCGCCATGTTCGCCGACGGAGAAGATCTGGCTACGCCCAATCCCTCGGATATCCCGTCCGTCCTGCCCGTGCTGGCCGTGCGCGACATCGTGGTCTTCAACTACATGATCCTGCCCCTGTTCGTTGGCCGCGAGAAATCCGTGCAGGCCGTGGACGCCTCCCTCAACGACGACCGCTATATCCTGATCCTCACCCAGAAAGACGAGGCCGTGGAAGATCCCGCTGAGGAAGATCTCTACCTGACCGGCACCGTGGGTATGATCATGCGCATGCTCAAAATGCCCGACGGCCGCCTCAAGGTGCTCGTGCAGGGTCTGGCCCGCGCCAAGGTCAAGAAATTTACTGCCAACGAGCCGTACCACATCGCTGAGCTGGAACCCATCATCGAGCCCGAAGTTCCCAGCCTGACCAGCGAGCAGGAAGCGCTGGTCCGCTCCTCCCGCGAGCAGTCCGAACGCATCCTGTCCCTGCGCGGCATCTCCTCGCAGGATATCATGTCCGTGCTGAACAACGTCAGCGACCCCGGTCGTCTGGCCGATCTCATCGCTTCCAACCTGCGCATGAAGGTCAACGCTGCCCAGAAGATTCTGGAATGCCAGGACCCCATGATCCGCCTGGAACTGGTCAACTCCCAGCTTCTCAAGGAAGTGGAAGTGGCCAACATGCAGAACAAGATTCAGGCCATGGCCAAGGAAGGCATGGACAAGGCTCAGCGTGACTTCTACCTGCGCGAGCAGATGAAGGCCATCAAGCGTGAACTCGGTGACGACAACGACGAAACCGAGGAGATGGAAGAGCTCAAGCAGGGCATCATCAAATCCGGCATGCCCAAGGAAGTGATGAAGGAAGCCCACAAGCAGCTTCGCCGTCTCGAATCCATGCACGCCGAATCCAGCGAGGCCACGGTCATCCGCACCTACCTCGACTGGATGATCGAGCTGCCGTGGAAGAAGCTCTCCCGCGACCGTCTCGACATCAAGAAGGCAGAAGAGATTCTCAACACCGATCACTATGACCTCGAGAAGGTCAAGGAGCGCATCCTCGAATACTTGAGCGTACGCAAGCTCAATCCGAAGATGAAAGGCCCCATCCTCTGCTTCGCAGGCCCTCCCGGCGTGGGTAAGACCTCCCTTGGTCGTTCCATCGCACGCTCTCTGGGCCGCAAGTTCCATCGCATGTCCCTTGGCGGCATGCGTGACGAAGCCGAGATTCGTGGTCACCGCCGCACCTACATCGGCGCCATGCCGGGCCGCATCATTCAGGCCATCAAGCAGTGTGGCACCCGCAATCCGGTGATCATGCTCGATGAAATCGACAAGCTCGGTTCCGATTTCCGGGGCGATCCGTCCTCCGCACTTCTCGAAGTGCTTGATCCGGAACAGAACTTCTCGTTCACCGACTACTATCTGAACGTGCCCTTCGACCTGTCCAAGGTCATGTTCATCTGCACGGCCAACATGCTCGACTCCATCCCCGGCCCGCTCCGCGACCGCATGGAGATCATCCGCATCCCCGGTTACACCGAGCACGAAAAGACCGTCATCACGCGCCGCTACATCATCCCCCGTCAGACCGAGGAAAACGGCCTGAAGGAAGATGAGCTGGTCATCAGCGACAAGCTGGTCTCCAAGGTCGTTCGCGAGTACACCCGCGAGGCCGGCCTTCGTAACGTGGAGCGCGAGATCGGCACCCTGTGCCGCAAGATGGCCCGCAAGAAGGCCGAAGGCGAAAAGGGACCGTTCAAGGTCACTGCCAAGAACCTGTACAAGCTGCTTGGCCCGCCGCACTTCCTCGATGACGAGAAGGAAACCGCACTGCCTCCGGGCGTTGCCGTAGGTCTCGCCTGGACTCCTGTCGGCGGCGAGCTGCTCCACATCGAAGTGACCACCATGCCCGGCAAGGGCAAGTTGATCCTCACCGGTAAGCTCGGCGAAGTGATGAAGGAGTCGGCTCAGGCCGCTCTGTCCATCGCCCGCGCCCGCGCCGACGAGTACGGCATTGATCCCAAGTTCGTTGACGAACGGGACATCCACGTACACGTTCCCGCAGGTGCCACGCCCAAGGACGGTCCGTCAGCCGGTGTCACGCTGGTCACGGCCCTGATTTCCGCCCTGACCGACGCGCCCATCAACCCCGAGGTCGCCATGACCGGCGAAATCTCGCTCCGCGGACGCGTACTGCCCGTCGGCGGTATCAAGGAAAAGATTCTTGCCGCCGTATCCCGCGGCATGAAGAAGGTGCTCATTCCCTCGCAGAACAAGAAGGACCTCGCCGAGGTGCCCGACGAACTGCTCAAGAAGATCACCATCAAGACCATCGAAAAGATCGACGAGGTCTGGCCCCTCGCCAAGGCTGACTAG
- a CDS encoding DNA polymerase III subunit delta has translation MNRPKYIFLVCPDPELIKSHVNERLKATGKDDWTIKTFWGDDDDPLPQTFWTDLTIKSLFPEPKALIIRRAHSLKAEHWDKLDASVKGLSSDIYPIFCLEGQWKTKKAPVPATLSRRNLFKKAKKDGWIWESQGLDYRSLGEFVRNWARQNNITFEPGADRALTQALPVDAVAARLELDKMELAAGDERMVRKEHIGLIAQTGEMAFFDLMDALAQPGAEAAVWKRVIDDHAKSAKDQMLFNLIGFLASQARMYGQIVGGEQPKGAPFIIKKKTPVAQRLGRAGVARMIDLALDAEFSIKTGARKYEEVLDILIAGLIDLFQPKRQQRRF, from the coding sequence ATGAATCGGCCCAAATATATCTTTCTTGTCTGCCCGGACCCCGAGCTGATCAAGTCCCATGTGAACGAGCGGCTCAAGGCCACCGGCAAGGACGACTGGACCATCAAGACCTTCTGGGGCGACGATGACGATCCGCTGCCGCAAACCTTCTGGACCGACCTGACCATCAAGTCACTGTTTCCGGAGCCCAAGGCCCTGATCATCCGCCGCGCCCACTCGCTCAAGGCCGAGCACTGGGACAAGCTGGACGCCAGCGTCAAAGGACTCAGCTCGGACATCTACCCCATCTTCTGCCTCGAAGGACAGTGGAAGACCAAGAAGGCTCCGGTTCCGGCCACTCTGTCACGCCGCAATCTTTTCAAGAAGGCCAAAAAGGACGGATGGATCTGGGAATCGCAGGGACTGGATTACCGCTCTCTCGGCGAATTTGTCCGCAACTGGGCCCGGCAGAACAACATCACCTTTGAGCCCGGCGCAGACCGCGCACTGACACAGGCCCTGCCCGTGGATGCGGTTGCAGCCCGGCTGGAACTGGACAAGATGGAACTGGCCGCTGGCGACGAACGCATGGTGCGCAAGGAGCACATCGGCCTGATTGCCCAGACCGGCGAGATGGCCTTCTTTGACCTCATGGATGCGCTGGCCCAGCCCGGCGCCGAGGCAGCCGTGTGGAAGCGCGTCATTGATGACCACGCCAAGTCCGCCAAAGACCAGATGCTGTTCAACCTCATCGGTTTTCTGGCCAGTCAGGCCCGCATGTACGGCCAGATTGTGGGAGGCGAGCAGCCCAAGGGCGCCCCTTTCATTATCAAGAAGAAGACACCCGTAGCCCAGCGACTGGGCCGCGCAGGCGTGGCGCGTATGATCGACCTCGCCCTCGACGCCGAATTTTCCATCAAGACCGGTGCCCGCAAGTACGAAGAGGTGCTCGACATCCTCATCGCGGGCCTCATCGACCTGTTCCAGCCAAAACGGCAACAGCGTCGCTTCTAG
- the radC gene encoding DNA repair protein RadC produces the protein MTEKAKPHYLGHRQRLKEKLLQTPRSLADYEVLELALALVIPRRDTKPLAKDIIERFGSLKDAVMARPDQLDDIKGVGDGVKAQWALMQELFARLGEAGARSRQPLSDPADVAKAAMARIGNKGTEEFWAAFLDNKNRVIAWEQVSKGTVNATPVFPREIMATALRLEATSLILAHNHPGGDPYPSTEDMLLTDRIREVAEGLDIRLLDHLVVTDHDYYSFNEQGRL, from the coding sequence ATGACTGAGAAAGCAAAGCCACATTACCTCGGCCATCGCCAGCGGCTCAAGGAGAAGCTGTTGCAGACTCCGCGCAGCCTGGCGGATTATGAGGTATTGGAGCTTGCCTTGGCTCTGGTGATCCCGCGCAGGGACACCAAACCGCTCGCCAAGGACATCATCGAGCGGTTCGGCTCTTTGAAAGACGCTGTCATGGCCCGTCCCGATCAGTTGGATGACATCAAGGGCGTGGGCGATGGCGTCAAGGCGCAATGGGCGCTCATGCAGGAACTCTTTGCCCGTCTGGGCGAGGCAGGTGCGCGTAGCCGCCAGCCCCTGTCTGATCCGGCCGATGTTGCCAAGGCTGCCATGGCCCGTATCGGCAACAAAGGCACCGAGGAATTCTGGGCCGCCTTTCTGGACAACAAAAACCGGGTCATCGCATGGGAGCAGGTATCCAAGGGCACGGTCAATGCCACCCCGGTTTTCCCGCGCGAAATCATGGCGACAGCACTCCGGCTGGAGGCAACATCCCTGATTCTGGCGCACAATCACCCCGGCGGCGATCCGTATCCGTCCACCGAGGACATGCTCCTCACCGACCGCATCCGTGAAGTGGCAGAAGGGCTGGACATCCGGCTGCTGGACCACCTCGTTGTCACGGACCACGACTACTACAGCTTCAACGAACAGGGACGACTCTAA
- a CDS encoding acylphosphatase: MKQMHFTVHGKVQGVWFRAWTQDLAKELGLTGWVRNTSDGNVEGLALGEDTQLAKFKERLHDGPPLARVTQVDSAESEAEDIIDSFNVRP; encoded by the coding sequence ATGAAACAGATGCATTTCACCGTACACGGCAAGGTACAGGGCGTCTGGTTTCGAGCCTGGACCCAGGATTTGGCCAAGGAGCTCGGCCTGACCGGCTGGGTGCGCAACACATCCGACGGCAACGTCGAAGGATTGGCCTTGGGAGAGGACACCCAACTAGCTAAATTTAAAGAACGTTTGCATGACGGACCACCCTTGGCACGGGTCACTCAGGTGGATTCCGCCGAGTCCGAAGCCGAAGATATAATCGACAGCTTCAACGTCCGGCCGTAA